A portion of the Pedobacter cryoconitis genome contains these proteins:
- a CDS encoding OmpH family outer membrane protein, with product MRKIILIGVLVFAGFGAFAQKFAYVDTEYILKNLPEYKSSQNQLNVLSQQWQKEVDANFTAIDKMYKAYQADQVLLTDDMRKRRENDIIEKEKAAKEFQRQKFGPEGELFQTRAKLLKPIQDKVTGVIADLAKTKFLDFIFDKSSEATMMIYASSNYDLSNDVIIRLGYKPNTVK from the coding sequence ATGAGAAAAATTATTTTAATCGGGGTTTTAGTTTTCGCAGGTTTTGGTGCTTTTGCACAAAAGTTCGCTTATGTTGATACAGAGTATATCCTTAAGAATTTACCTGAATATAAGTCTTCGCAGAACCAGCTGAATGTATTATCTCAGCAGTGGCAAAAAGAAGTTGATGCTAACTTTACGGCGATTGACAAAATGTACAAGGCTTATCAGGCAGATCAGGTGTTATTGACTGATGATATGCGTAAGCGCAGAGAGAATGATATTATCGAAAAGGAAAAAGCAGCTAAGGAGTTTCAGCGCCAGAAATTTGGGCCTGAGGGAGAGCTTTTCCAAACCAGGGCAAAGTTGCTTAAACCTATTCAGGATAAAGTAACTGGTGTGATTGCTGATTTAGCTAAAACAAAGTTCCTTGATTTTATCTTTGATAAGAGCAGTGAAGCGACAATGATGATTTATGCAAGCAGCAATTATGACCTGAGTAATGACGTTATTATCAGATTGGGTTATAAACCAAATACCGTAAAATAG
- the murI gene encoding glutamate racemase yields the protein MINKKSIGVFDSGYGGLTVFESIAKSLPDYNYIYFGDNARAPYGDHSFETIYQYTLECVEWLFAQGCPLVILACNTASAKALRTIQQKVLPVKYPGYRVLGVIRPTAEVIGTYTESNTIGVMGTRGTVNSDSYPIEIHHQFPALNVVQQSCPMWVPLIENNEHGSAGADYFVKKYLDELLAKSGDIDAILLACTHYPLLVPKIAGYLPEGVKLVAQGDIVAESLVDYLKRHPELAGVLTKEGEMSFYTTGDSKVFDQSASIFFSREVVSSQVSL from the coding sequence ATGATAAATAAGAAATCTATTGGTGTTTTTGATTCGGGTTATGGTGGTCTGACTGTATTTGAGTCCATCGCGAAATCATTGCCTGATTATAATTATATCTATTTCGGTGATAATGCCAGGGCTCCTTATGGGGACCATTCTTTTGAGACGATTTATCAGTATACCTTAGAATGTGTGGAGTGGTTGTTTGCGCAGGGTTGCCCGCTGGTAATCTTAGCTTGTAATACGGCTTCGGCAAAGGCATTGCGTACAATTCAGCAGAAGGTGTTACCGGTAAAGTATCCGGGATACCGTGTGCTGGGTGTTATCCGTCCTACAGCAGAAGTAATTGGTACTTATACGGAGTCAAATACAATTGGGGTAATGGGAACCAGGGGAACGGTTAATTCTGATTCTTATCCGATAGAGATCCATCATCAGTTTCCTGCGTTAAATGTGGTTCAGCAGAGTTGTCCGATGTGGGTTCCGCTGATTGAGAATAATGAGCATGGGAGCGCGGGTGCTGATTATTTTGTGAAGAAGTATCTTGATGAGTTGTTGGCAAAGTCGGGGGATATTGATGCAATTTTACTGGCTTGTACGCATTATCCGTTATTAGTGCCTAAGATAGCTGGTTATTTACCGGAAGGTGTTAAGCTGGTTGCTCAGGGTGATATTGTAGCTGAGAGCTTGGTTGACTACTTAAAAAGGCATCCTGAGCTAGCAGGGGTATTGACGAAGGAGGGAGAGATGAGTTTTTACACGACGGGAGATAGCAAAGTATTTGATCAGAGTGCTTCGATATTCTTTTCACGAGAGGTGGTTTCGAGTCAGGTTAGCTTGTAG
- a CDS encoding OmpH family outer membrane protein produces MRKLINVFFVAAGLMFTANVASAQQKIAHLDSEAIFAVMPEAKTASATLETLQKQKQAEIEKMRSEYTVKYEAAVAKNKTLSEANKETVGKELQAMGVELQDMEKRIGEASQKAQQDIATKQGELLAPLNAKFQTAVKAVAREKGLAYVFDSSAQNGANNLLAWEGGDDVTALVKAKLGISASAVAAPKK; encoded by the coding sequence ATGAGAAAGTTAATTAACGTATTTTTTGTGGCAGCTGGCCTTATGTTTACTGCTAATGTTGCTAGTGCTCAACAAAAAATTGCACATCTGGATTCTGAAGCTATTTTTGCTGTTATGCCTGAAGCAAAAACTGCATCAGCAACTTTAGAGACTCTTCAAAAACAAAAACAAGCTGAGATTGAAAAAATGAGAAGTGAGTACACTGTGAAGTATGAAGCTGCAGTTGCTAAAAACAAAACTTTGAGCGAAGCTAACAAAGAAACAGTTGGTAAAGAATTACAAGCTATGGGTGTTGAATTACAAGATATGGAAAAACGTATCGGTGAAGCAAGCCAAAAAGCTCAACAAGATATTGCGACTAAACAAGGTGAGTTATTAGCGCCTTTAAATGCTAAATTCCAAACTGCAGTTAAAGCTGTAGCCAGAGAAAAAGGTTTAGCTTATGTATTTGATAGTTCTGCACAGAATGGTGCAAACAACTTATTAGCGTGGGAAGGTGGTGACGATGTTACTGCTTTAGTTAAAGCTAAATTAGGTATCTCTGCATCTGCAGTTGCTGCTCCTAAAAAATAG
- a CDS encoding glycosyltransferase domain-containing protein has product MLLITAAFGENIKELSIETTLSNQDYSFYQACYNDTNIHSRVNSLHPRLKGKIPKMMCWLQAPGFDYYIWVDSTFTILDGFVDNMMEFVDEDYDLFLFAHTKRNSIKDELDYINLKMSQGVKYINDRYDGELINEQVQLYLSDETFIDNSLFAGGCFMYSNRLIQNRDYNLMTDWLLHNTLYSIQDQLSMPYLIHKHQIKYKVYPHILMKNNFLVHDFGMFF; this is encoded by the coding sequence ATGCTATTAATTACTGCGGCCTTTGGTGAAAATATTAAAGAATTAAGTATTGAAACTACCCTTTCAAATCAAGATTACTCCTTCTACCAAGCATGCTACAATGATACCAATATTCATTCCAGAGTGAACAGCCTGCACCCCAGATTAAAGGGGAAAATTCCAAAGATGATGTGTTGGCTACAAGCTCCTGGATTTGATTATTACATATGGGTAGATTCCACTTTTACCATACTGGATGGCTTTGTTGACAATATGATGGAATTTGTGGACGAAGACTACGATCTGTTTTTATTTGCCCATACGAAACGAAACTCCATTAAAGACGAACTTGATTATATAAACCTGAAGATGAGTCAGGGAGTTAAATATATAAATGACCGTTATGATGGTGAATTAATAAATGAACAAGTGCAACTTTATTTATCTGATGAAACCTTTATTGATAATTCCCTTTTTGCTGGTGGATGTTTTATGTATTCTAACCGATTAATTCAAAATAGGGACTATAATTTAATGACTGACTGGCTTCTCCATAACACATTATATTCCATTCAAGACCAATTGAGCATGCCATACCTGATCCACAAACATCAAATAAAATATAAAGTTTATCCCCATATTCTGATGAAAAATAACTTTTTAGTACACGATTTTGGAATGTTCTTCTAA
- a CDS encoding LysE family translocator — protein sequence MIEAILQGIGAGILFSFLTGPVFFSMIKTSIEKGFKAGFSLAIGVILSDIIFISLTIFSSQFVDYNAAYNQYIGIIGGLFLLGVGLYYLINKVTVNYETSEIVKVRKRGYIIKGFLMCLLSPTTLMFWIMVGGIVSGQLHYEMAEKVVFFIVAMCTQLFVDFIKTYYAAKLRYRIKEKNIKILNRIAGAVIIIFAIRLFIEVAIKYYS from the coding sequence ATGATTGAAGCAATATTACAGGGGATTGGTGCGGGTATTTTGTTTTCGTTTTTAACGGGCCCGGTCTTCTTTTCCATGATCAAAACCAGCATCGAAAAAGGCTTTAAAGCTGGTTTTTCTTTGGCCATCGGAGTGATTCTAAGTGACATTATATTTATTAGTCTAACGATCTTCAGTTCGCAGTTTGTGGATTATAATGCCGCTTATAATCAATACATAGGCATCATCGGAGGTCTTTTCCTTTTGGGAGTAGGTCTGTATTACCTGATCAATAAGGTGACGGTCAATTACGAAACTTCTGAAATTGTGAAGGTGCGCAAACGCGGCTACATCATCAAAGGATTCCTGATGTGCCTTTTATCCCCTACTACTTTAATGTTCTGGATCATGGTCGGCGGTATTGTATCTGGCCAGCTGCATTATGAAATGGCTGAGAAGGTCGTTTTCTTCATCGTGGCTATGTGTACCCAGCTCTTCGTAGACTTCATTAAAACTTATTATGCTGCAAAACTGAGATACCGGATTAAAGAGAAAAACATCAAGATCCTGAACCGGATTGCGGGTGCAGTCATCATTATTTTCGCGATCAGGCTGTTTATTGAGGTAGCAATCAAATACTATAGTTGA
- a CDS encoding class II glutamine amidotransferase, giving the protein MSDQIKHECGIAFIRLLKPLSFYQEKYGTALYGLNKLYLLMEKQHNRGQDGAGIATIKLDVKPGHRYISRYRSMAQNAVADIFGYVQGKFADIQNETPELMQDAEWLKQNVSFIGEVLLGHLRYGTHGQNSIENCHPFLRQNNWMTRNLVIAGNFNMTNVDELLEQLYELGQHPKEQADTVTVLEKIGHFLDDENQELFDTYKKEGLSNVEITAKISQNLNIANILTRSAKNWDGGYAISGIVGNGDAFILRDPSGIRPAYFYQDDEIVVAASERPAIQTAFNVGINSVQEIKPGHALIVKKDGTVTQEIFREPQEKRACSFERIYFSRGSDADIYKERKQLGRLLIDQILTAVNSDLKNTVFSFIPNTAEISFYGLVEGVHKHIKKIQKETLIERKENLTDAELDELLSMAPRVEKLAIKDVKLRTFITADADRKEMVAHVYDTTYGVIKNDVDTLVAVDDSIVRGTTLKQSIIKIIDRLHPKKIIIVSSAPQIRYPDCYGIDMSKLGQFVAFEAAIQLLKERGLEHIIEEVYQKCKASLLLPKEEIVNHVKDIYRPFKQEEISAQITKIITPADTVAQVEVIYQTLDNLHIACPNHTGDWYFSGNYPTPGGNKVVNKAFVNWKEGSNQRAY; this is encoded by the coding sequence ATGAGTGACCAGATAAAACACGAGTGCGGAATTGCTTTTATCCGTCTTTTAAAACCTCTCTCATTCTACCAGGAAAAGTATGGTACAGCCCTTTACGGACTCAACAAACTATACCTTTTGATGGAGAAACAACACAACAGAGGGCAGGACGGCGCAGGAATTGCAACAATCAAATTAGATGTAAAACCAGGTCACCGGTACATCAGCCGTTACAGGTCGATGGCACAGAATGCCGTTGCAGATATCTTCGGATATGTACAGGGTAAATTTGCAGACATTCAAAATGAGACACCAGAACTCATGCAGGATGCAGAATGGCTGAAACAAAATGTGAGTTTCATAGGAGAGGTATTGTTAGGACACCTTCGCTACGGAACACACGGTCAGAACAGTATAGAGAACTGTCACCCTTTCCTTCGTCAGAACAACTGGATGACACGTAACCTCGTTATTGCAGGTAACTTCAACATGACTAACGTTGATGAACTACTGGAGCAATTATACGAACTGGGACAACACCCGAAAGAACAAGCTGATACCGTTACTGTATTGGAAAAAATCGGTCACTTCCTAGACGATGAGAATCAGGAGCTTTTTGATACTTATAAAAAAGAAGGACTATCAAACGTAGAGATTACTGCTAAAATCTCACAAAACCTGAACATTGCGAATATCCTTACCCGTTCAGCTAAAAACTGGGATGGTGGATACGCTATATCAGGAATTGTAGGGAACGGAGACGCATTTATTCTGCGCGATCCATCAGGAATCCGTCCGGCATACTTTTACCAGGACGATGAAATTGTTGTAGCGGCCTCAGAGCGTCCGGCAATTCAAACTGCATTTAACGTAGGCATCAACAGCGTTCAGGAAATTAAACCAGGACACGCACTGATCGTTAAAAAAGACGGTACCGTAACCCAGGAAATCTTCAGAGAACCACAGGAAAAAAGAGCATGTTCATTCGAACGTATTTATTTCTCCCGCGGCAGTGATGCTGATATCTATAAAGAAAGAAAACAACTGGGAAGACTATTGATTGACCAGATCCTGACTGCAGTAAACTCAGATTTGAAAAATACAGTTTTCTCTTTTATTCCAAATACTGCTGAAATCTCATTCTACGGTTTAGTAGAAGGTGTACACAAACACATTAAGAAGATCCAGAAGGAAACACTTATTGAACGTAAAGAAAACCTGACAGACGCGGAACTTGATGAATTACTTTCTATGGCCCCACGCGTAGAAAAGCTGGCTATTAAAGACGTTAAACTGCGAACTTTTATTACCGCTGACGCTGACCGTAAAGAAATGGTAGCACACGTTTACGATACCACTTACGGTGTGATCAAAAATGATGTAGATACACTGGTTGCAGTAGATGACTCTATTGTTAGAGGAACAACACTGAAACAAAGTATTATCAAGATTATCGACAGGTTACACCCTAAGAAAATCATTATTGTTTCTTCAGCACCTCAAATCCGTTACCCTGACTGTTACGGAATTGATATGTCGAAATTAGGTCAGTTCGTAGCCTTTGAAGCAGCGATACAGTTGTTAAAAGAACGCGGATTAGAACATATTATTGAAGAAGTATATCAGAAATGTAAAGCTTCTTTATTGTTACCAAAAGAAGAAATTGTAAACCATGTGAAAGATATTTACAGACCTTTCAAACAGGAAGAAATCTCTGCACAGATTACAAAAATCATTACCCCTGCTGATACAGTTGCACAAGTAGAAGTAATTTACCAGACACTGGATAACTTACATATTGCTTGTCCTAATCATACAGGTGACTGGTATTTCTCAGGTAACTATCCAACCCCAGGTGGAAACAAAGTCGTTAACAAAGCTTTTGTGAACTGGAAAGAAGGAAGTAACCAGAGAGCTTACTAA